The following nucleotide sequence is from Thermostaphylospora chromogena.
GGCCCGGGCGGTGATCGGTGGACGTCCCGAGCGGCTCGCAGACGATCAGCGGGTACCCCGGGAACGGGGCTGCTTGCGCAGTTTGAGATAGACGAAGGTCTCGGTGGCGCGGACCGCGGGAACGGCCCGTATCCTGCCGATTACGTCCAGCAGGTGCTGGTCGTCCTCGCAGACGACCTCCACCATGAGATCCATCGATCCCGCGGTCAGCGCCACGTGGCCGATCTCCTCGATGGAGGCCAGCTCGTCGGCCACCGCCTCCAGGTCGCCCTCGCACTTCACGCCGATCATGGCCTGTCGCCGGAAACCGAGGGTGAGCGGATCGGTCACCGCGACGATCTGCATCACGCCCGCATCGATGAGGCGCTGAACGCGCTGGCGGACGGCGGCCTCCGACAGCCCCACCGCCTTCCCGATCGCGGCGTACGGCTTGCGCCCGTCCTGCCGCAGTTGCTCGATGATCTTCTTGGAGATGTCGTCGAGTATGACGGCACCTTGAGACCCTGGCCGGCCGGTCGAGCGTGCTCTGGGCGGGGTCGTCATTCGCACGTCCTCCTCTGCGGCCTTCGGCCGCGCCGGTGGCGGGCACCGGGATGTCTGCGCTCCTGGTGCGATATCGTGTCAGCTTCTCCGGGTAAGTCAAGCGATTTCGTGGTTCTTCAGTATCTTGGCCACGAAATCCATCGTCTACATGGTGATCCCCTGTCAGGGGCGCCCCGCGCGTATGCCGTTTCCGCGGCGGGCGGCGGCGCCCGCCGCGGCATGGCCGCGCCGGGACACGTCGCCGCCCGAAGCGGCCCCGGCGAGCCGTGCCCTCAGGTGCCGGTCTCCGGTGAGGACGCCGACACGCGGCGGCGGCCTTCAAGCCGCGGGGCGT
It contains:
- a CDS encoding Lrp/AsnC family transcriptional regulator produces the protein MTTPPRARSTGRPGSQGAVILDDISKKIIEQLRQDGRKPYAAIGKAVGLSEAAVRQRVQRLIDAGVMQIVAVTDPLTLGFRRQAMIGVKCEGDLEAVADELASIEEIGHVALTAGSMDLMVEVVCEDDQHLLDVIGRIRAVPAVRATETFVYLKLRKQPRSRGTR